A single region of the Streptomyces sp. NBC_01262 genome encodes:
- a CDS encoding DUF3566 domain-containing protein — protein sequence MTDTRHPQSPQHQHAVRQQQTYAGGIPVAPDQPPQPPVPPVQPPQAYVPPVGAPDVAGVRKPRPAAARTAPRTRKARLRVAKADPWSVMKVSFLLSIALGICTVVAVAALWMVLDTLGVFSTVGGTISEATDSGSGGGFDLESFLSLSRVLTITSVIAVIDVVLATALATLGSFIYNLSAGMVGGIELTLAEDE from the coding sequence GTGACCGACACCCGTCACCCGCAGTCGCCGCAGCACCAGCACGCGGTGCGGCAGCAGCAGACCTACGCGGGTGGGATCCCGGTCGCACCGGACCAGCCCCCGCAGCCGCCGGTACCGCCGGTGCAGCCCCCACAGGCCTACGTGCCGCCCGTGGGCGCCCCGGACGTGGCCGGCGTGCGCAAGCCGCGCCCGGCGGCCGCCCGTACCGCCCCGCGCACGCGCAAGGCGCGTCTGCGGGTCGCCAAGGCCGACCCCTGGTCGGTGATGAAGGTCAGCTTCCTGCTCTCCATCGCCCTGGGCATCTGCACCGTCGTCGCGGTCGCCGCCCTGTGGATGGTCCTGGACACCCTCGGCGTCTTCTCCACCGTCGGCGGCACCATAAGCGAGGCCACCGACTCCGGCAGCGGCGGCGGCTTCGACCTGGAGTCGTTCCTGTCGCTGTCGCGGGTGCTGACCATCACCTCGGTCATCGCGGTCATCGATGTGGTGCTCGCCACTGCCCTGGCCACGCTGGGCTCGTTCATCTACAACCTGTCCGCGGGCATGGTGGGCGGCATCGAGCTGACCCTGGCGGAGGACGAGTAA